A genomic stretch from Defluviitalea raffinosedens includes:
- a CDS encoding LysR family transcriptional regulator, whose product MDVNFELYKVFYHVASSLSFSEAAAKLFISQSAVSQSIKTLEEKLNIQLFFRNTKRVQLTKDGEILFKHIEQAYNLIKSAERTIDEIHSLEQGEIRIGASDTICKYYLMPYFKEFHKLYPKIKILVTNGTSPKCVEYLKQGNVDFIVSNLPNHYVTSSMEVTPIKPIQDVFIAGMQFKELKNRTVSLKELGKYPFLMLEHKTTTREFFDSMLVKNKIHIVPEIELGSIDLLVEMSKIGLGITFVWKNCIEEQLKKKEVFIVNVKEEIPERSLGIITHKHIPLSIGARRFISLLH is encoded by the coding sequence GTGGATGTTAATTTCGAACTGTATAAAGTATTTTATCATGTAGCTTCCTCCCTAAGTTTCTCTGAAGCAGCAGCTAAACTTTTCATTTCTCAGTCTGCCGTAAGCCAATCCATAAAAACTCTGGAAGAAAAACTCAATATTCAATTATTCTTCAGAAATACGAAACGGGTTCAACTTACAAAAGATGGGGAAATTCTGTTTAAACACATTGAACAAGCATATAATCTGATTAAAAGCGCAGAACGGACCATCGATGAAATCCATTCCTTGGAACAGGGTGAAATACGCATAGGCGCCAGTGATACCATCTGCAAATATTATCTTATGCCTTACTTTAAAGAGTTTCACAAACTTTACCCTAAAATTAAAATTCTTGTTACCAATGGAACTTCCCCCAAATGTGTGGAGTATTTAAAGCAAGGCAATGTGGATTTTATCGTATCCAATCTTCCCAATCATTACGTTACATCTTCCATGGAAGTCACACCTATCAAGCCTATTCAGGATGTTTTCATCGCCGGAATGCAGTTTAAGGAACTTAAAAATCGTACAGTATCTCTAAAGGAATTGGGAAAATATCCTTTCCTCATGTTGGAACATAAAACTACTACAAGAGAATTTTTCGACTCTATGCTGGTAAAAAATAAAATCCATATTGTCCCCGAAATCGAACTCGGCAGCATTGACCTCCTAGTTGAAATGTCAAAAATCGGCCTTGGAATTACTTTTGTATGGAAAAATTGTATTGAAGAACAGCTGAAGAAAAAGGAAGTGTTTATTGTCAATGTAAAAGAAGAAATTCCTGAGAGAAGTTTAGGGATCATAACCCACAAACACATTCCTCTTTCTATAGGGGCAAGACGATTTATCAGTCTTCTTCATTAA
- a CDS encoding NAD(P)H-dependent flavin oxidoreductase, whose amino-acid sequence MKLPSLRIGNLIAEIPIVQGGMGVGISRSNLASAVANEGGIGVISGVQIGFNEPDFETDNKGANIRALQKEIKKARELSPKGIIGVNILTAMNNYKELVLAAVKEKIDLIICGAGLPVDLPELVKNSASKIIPIVSSGKAASVITRMWDKKYQYLPDALIVEGPHAGGHLGFSLEQLKSNPLPSLSDIVKDVLTAIKPFEEKYNKKIPVIAAGGIFDGNDIANFIKLGASGVQMGTRFVATRECDAHENYKEAYLKASKGDIQIVKSPVGMPGRAIRNEFIKALEETNQKVAKCYNCLKPCNPATTPYCISKALIQAVKGDVKNGLIFTGSNAYKLNKIISVKQLINELVSHAEVALT is encoded by the coding sequence ATGAAACTTCCTTCATTAAGAATAGGAAATCTCATAGCAGAAATCCCCATTGTTCAAGGAGGAATGGGGGTAGGCATATCCAGATCAAATTTAGCTTCTGCTGTTGCAAACGAAGGCGGCATAGGTGTTATTTCCGGCGTTCAGATTGGATTTAATGAGCCTGATTTTGAAACGGACAATAAAGGCGCGAATATAAGAGCTCTTCAGAAAGAAATAAAAAAAGCCAGGGAATTAAGCCCTAAAGGCATCATCGGGGTAAATATCCTGACAGCAATGAACAACTATAAGGAGCTGGTCCTAGCTGCAGTGAAAGAAAAGATCGATTTGATTATATGCGGCGCGGGACTTCCTGTGGATTTACCTGAACTGGTGAAAAATTCCGCTTCCAAAATCATTCCCATTGTTTCTTCAGGTAAGGCTGCATCTGTCATCACCAGAATGTGGGATAAAAAATATCAATATCTTCCCGATGCATTAATCGTAGAAGGCCCCCATGCCGGAGGACATTTAGGTTTTTCTCTGGAACAGCTTAAATCAAATCCTCTGCCTAGCTTGTCAGATATTGTAAAAGATGTGCTGACAGCCATCAAACCATTTGAAGAAAAATACAATAAAAAAATACCCGTGATCGCTGCAGGAGGTATTTTTGACGGAAATGATATTGCAAACTTTATAAAATTAGGAGCATCGGGGGTTCAGATGGGCACACGGTTTGTTGCAACCCGGGAATGTGACGCCCATGAAAACTATAAAGAAGCTTATCTTAAAGCTTCCAAAGGAGACATTCAGATTGTAAAAAGTCCTGTAGGGATGCCCGGAAGAGCCATCAGAAATGAATTCATTAAAGCACTGGAAGAAACCAATCAAAAAGTTGCGAAATGTTATAACTGCCTGAAACCCTGCAATCCTGCTACAACTCCTTATTGTATCTCAAAAGCGCTTATACAGGCAGTAAAAGGCGATGTAAAAAATGGGCTGATTTTTACGGGAAGCAATGCCTATAAATTAAATAAAATCATATCCGTTAAGCAATTAATCAATGAACTGGTAAGCCATGCAGAAGTTGCCTTAACGTAA
- a CDS encoding aspartyl-phosphate phosphatase Spo0E family protein, which translates to MPYGQNADELKEKIEQVRKRLNHLIDLEESKISTTEVLKLSQELDDLLVEYQKS; encoded by the coding sequence ATGCCGTATGGACAGAATGCTGATGAACTTAAAGAAAAAATTGAACAGGTAAGGAAACGTTTAAACCATTTGATTGATTTAGAAGAAAGTAAAATTTCTACTACGGAGGTATTAAAGTTAAGTCAGGAGCTGGATGATTTGCTGGTTGAGTATCAAAAAAGCTAA
- the purD gene encoding phosphoribosylamine--glycine ligase: protein MKVLVVGSGGREHAIVWKIAQSKKVSKIFCAPGNGGIASLAECVDIEATDIDALADFAQKEQIDFTIVGMDDPLMLGIVDKFQERGLKVFGPTKKAALIEGSKAFSKALMKKYNIPTAAYEVFEDPTTAIEYLKTQSFPIVVKADGLALGKGVLICNSFEEAKDAVHAIMEEKKFGDAGNKVVIEEFMEGQEVSILSFCDGKTIIPMVSAQDHKRALDNDQGLNTGGMGTFSPSRIYTEEINDYCMEKIFKPTLEAMREEGRPFTGILFFGLMITKDGVKVLEYNARFGDPEAQVVLPRLKGDLLEILEACVDQRLHEVKVEWEDHAAVCVVLASGGYPLSYEKGYPIAGLENFKDAENMIIFHAGTAKKGDQIVTNGGRVLGVTGIAKTLDEAIKTAYQGVEKIYFEKMHYRKDIGVK from the coding sequence ATGAAAGTATTGGTTGTTGGCAGTGGTGGAAGAGAACATGCGATTGTATGGAAAATTGCCCAAAGTAAAAAAGTGTCTAAAATATTTTGCGCACCAGGAAATGGCGGCATAGCGTCTTTAGCAGAATGTGTGGACATCGAAGCCACAGATATAGATGCTTTAGCAGATTTTGCACAAAAGGAACAAATTGATTTCACAATTGTGGGGATGGATGATCCCTTAATGCTTGGAATTGTGGATAAGTTCCAGGAAAGAGGATTAAAAGTATTCGGCCCAACGAAGAAGGCAGCGCTTATTGAAGGCAGTAAGGCTTTTTCAAAAGCTCTTATGAAAAAATACAATATTCCTACAGCTGCTTATGAAGTTTTTGAAGATCCTACAACTGCCATAGAGTATTTAAAGACTCAGTCTTTCCCCATTGTTGTAAAGGCTGACGGATTGGCCCTGGGGAAAGGGGTTTTAATCTGCAACAGTTTTGAAGAAGCAAAGGATGCTGTACATGCCATCATGGAAGAAAAGAAGTTTGGAGATGCAGGGAATAAGGTCGTGATAGAAGAATTTATGGAAGGGCAAGAAGTATCCATTTTGTCTTTTTGCGATGGTAAGACCATTATTCCGATGGTTAGTGCACAGGATCATAAAAGAGCTTTGGACAATGACCAGGGGCTTAATACCGGAGGTATGGGAACTTTCTCACCCAGCCGTATTTATACAGAGGAAATCAATGACTATTGTATGGAAAAGATCTTTAAGCCCACTTTGGAAGCTATGAGAGAAGAAGGAAGGCCTTTTACAGGAATTCTTTTCTTTGGGCTTATGATTACTAAAGATGGAGTTAAAGTATTGGAATACAATGCAAGATTTGGAGATCCTGAAGCTCAGGTTGTGCTTCCAAGATTAAAAGGAGATCTGCTTGAGATCCTGGAAGCTTGCGTAGATCAACGTTTACATGAAGTTAAAGTAGAATGGGAAGATCATGCAGCTGTATGTGTTGTATTAGCTTCAGGAGGCTATCCGCTTTCTTATGAAAAAGGCTATCCGATTGCAGGGCTGGAAAACTTCAAAGATGCAGAAAATATGATTATATTCCATGCCGGAACTGCTAAAAAAGGTGATCAGATTGTCACGAACGGAGGCAGAGTTCTAGGTGTCACCGGAATTGCAAAGACCCTGGATGAAGCAATTAAAACAGCTTATCAGGGAGTAGAAAAAATTTATTTTGAAAAAATGCATTACAGAAAAGATATTGGAGTGAAATGA
- the purN gene encoding phosphoribosylglycinamide formyltransferase translates to MLKIGALVSGGGTNLQAIIDAIENGKIKNARIVTVVSNKPQAYALERAKNHGIEGVCIAPKDFSNREAFNLALIKHFEERQVDLIVMAGYLVVVGESFVKHFRNRIMNIHPSLIPSFCGDGYYGLKVHQAVLDRGVKVTGATVHFVDEGTDTGPIILQKAVEVRQNDTKETLQKRVMEEAEWMIYPEAIRLYAEGKLKVQDHKVIISE, encoded by the coding sequence ATGCTTAAAATAGGGGCATTAGTTTCAGGAGGCGGAACCAATCTTCAGGCCATTATTGATGCTATTGAGAACGGAAAAATAAAAAATGCCAGGATTGTAACAGTTGTCAGTAACAAGCCCCAGGCTTATGCCCTGGAGAGGGCAAAAAACCATGGGATTGAAGGTGTTTGCATAGCGCCAAAAGATTTTAGTAACAGAGAAGCTTTTAATCTTGCACTGATTAAGCATTTTGAAGAAAGACAAGTAGACCTGATTGTTATGGCAGGTTATTTAGTGGTGGTTGGAGAAAGCTTTGTGAAGCATTTCAGGAATCGTATTATGAATATTCACCCTTCCTTAATCCCCTCATTTTGCGGAGATGGATATTATGGCCTTAAGGTACATCAGGCCGTGCTGGACAGAGGGGTTAAAGTTACCGGTGCGACAGTACATTTTGTCGATGAAGGCACCGATACAGGGCCGATTATTTTACAGAAAGCCGTTGAAGTCAGACAGAATGATACGAAAGAAACTCTTCAAAAACGGGTTATGGAAGAAGCAGAGTGGATGATTTATCCTGAGGCCATCAGATTATATGCAGAAGGCAAGTTAAAAGTACAGGATCATAAGGTCATCATAAGTGAGTGA
- the purM gene encoding phosphoribosylformylglycinamidine cyclo-ligase gives MSLNYKASGVDVEAGYEAVRLMRDHVKSTFRPEVLTDIGGFGGLFSIANQTMKDPVLVSGTDGVGTKLKIAFLMDRHDTVGIDCVAMCVNDVICSGAEPLFFLDYIACGKNIPKKIALIVKGIADGCRQAGAALIGGETAEMPGFYPQDEYDIAGFCVGIVDRSKIIDGSTIKKGDILIGIASSGIHSNGYSLVRKIFHPSKESMTEYIEKLGCTLGEELLKPTKIYVKAINKLKEEINVKGISHITGGGFIENIPRMLPKGLGARIEEGTWDIPPIFDMMQELGNIDRKHMYNTFNMGIGMVLAIDESEKEKALSVLTEAGEKAYVIGSVVESETEVDLCLK, from the coding sequence GTAGAAGCTGGATATGAAGCAGTTCGTTTAATGAGGGACCATGTAAAAAGTACATTTCGTCCAGAGGTGTTAACCGATATAGGAGGCTTTGGAGGTTTGTTTTCCATTGCAAACCAAACCATGAAAGACCCCGTGCTTGTGTCGGGAACTGATGGCGTTGGAACGAAGCTTAAAATTGCATTTTTGATGGATCGACATGACACGGTTGGGATTGATTGTGTTGCCATGTGCGTGAACGATGTGATCTGTTCAGGAGCAGAGCCCCTTTTCTTTTTGGATTATATCGCTTGTGGAAAAAACATCCCTAAGAAAATTGCTCTTATTGTAAAAGGGATTGCAGATGGCTGCAGACAGGCAGGGGCTGCTCTTATAGGAGGAGAGACAGCAGAAATGCCGGGATTTTATCCTCAGGATGAATATGATATTGCAGGTTTTTGTGTAGGGATTGTAGACAGATCAAAAATCATTGATGGAAGTACTATTAAGAAAGGTGATATACTTATTGGAATAGCTTCCAGCGGAATCCACAGCAATGGCTATTCCCTGGTCAGAAAAATCTTTCACCCCAGTAAGGAAAGTATGACGGAATATATTGAAAAGCTGGGATGCACTTTAGGAGAAGAACTCTTAAAGCCCACTAAAATATATGTAAAAGCCATTAATAAGCTTAAAGAAGAAATTAATGTAAAAGGCATCAGCCATATTACAGGTGGCGGATTTATTGAAAATATCCCAAGAATGCTTCCTAAAGGTCTGGGGGCAAGAATAGAAGAAGGAACCTGGGATATACCTCCTATATTTGATATGATGCAAGAGCTTGGGAATATTGACAGAAAACATATGTATAATACATTCAATATGGGTATAGGAATGGTTTTAGCCATCGATGAAAGCGAAAAGGAAAAAGCTCTTTCCGTACTGACAGAAGCTGGAGAAAAAGCCTATGTGATCGGCAGTGTAGTTGAAAGTGAAACAGAGGTGGATTTATGCTTAAAATAG